A genomic segment from Bacillus sp. B-jedd encodes:
- a CDS encoding inorganic phosphate transporter translates to MDPVFILTVTIVIFALAFDFINGFHDTANAIATSVSTKALKPRHAILMAAIMNFVGAMTFTGVAKTITKGIVDPFTLQNGTTVILAALLSGITWNLLTWYFGIPSSSSHTLIGSIAGAAIASSGFQTIEYQGFLKILEALIFSPILAFVVGYIIYTIFKFVFKDANLTKTNRNFRLIQIGTAALQSYTHGTNDAQKAMGIITMALIANGYVETSDIPFWVQLACATAMGLGTSVGGWKIIKTVGGKIMKIRPINGVAADLTGAAIIFGATYIHLPVSTTHVISSGILGVGASHRLKGVKWGTAQRMLITWVITLPISALIAATFYYILNIFL, encoded by the coding sequence ATGGATCCCGTATTTATATTAACCGTAACCATTGTCATTTTTGCTCTGGCGTTTGACTTCATTAACGGGTTTCATGATACGGCAAATGCCATAGCAACTTCCGTATCAACAAAAGCCCTTAAACCGCGCCATGCGATTCTTATGGCTGCCATCATGAACTTCGTCGGTGCGATGACATTTACCGGGGTTGCCAAAACAATTACAAAAGGAATTGTTGACCCATTTACTCTTCAAAATGGGACTACTGTCATTCTTGCCGCCCTGCTGTCAGGGATAACTTGGAACCTTCTCACCTGGTATTTCGGCATCCCAAGCAGTTCTTCCCATACGTTAATTGGTTCGATTGCGGGAGCGGCGATTGCTTCTTCCGGATTTCAAACTATTGAATACCAGGGATTCCTTAAAATTCTCGAGGCACTCATTTTCTCGCCAATTCTAGCCTTTGTTGTCGGGTATATCATATACACCATTTTTAAATTTGTTTTTAAAGATGCCAATTTGACGAAAACCAACCGCAATTTTCGCTTGATCCAAATTGGGACAGCGGCGCTGCAGTCTTATACGCATGGTACGAACGATGCCCAAAAGGCTATGGGGATCATCACAATGGCTCTGATTGCCAATGGCTATGTCGAAACATCCGACATTCCTTTTTGGGTCCAACTAGCCTGTGCGACAGCCATGGGACTCGGAACTTCTGTCGGGGGTTGGAAAATTATTAAAACTGTTGGCGGAAAAATCATGAAAATCCGCCCAATTAACGGCGTTGCTGCGGATCTAACCGGTGCCGCGATTATTTTCGGGGCGACTTATATCCATCTCCCAGTGAGCACGACGCACGTCATTTCATCAGGTATTCTTGGCGTAGGCGCTTCCCACCGCCTGAAGGGCGTAAAATGGGGAACGGCCCAGCGGATGCTGATCACTTGGGTGATCACCCTCCCGATTTCAGCCCTGATTGCCGCAACTTTTTATTATATATTGAATATTTTTCTTTAA
- the aspA gene encoding aspartate ammonia-lyase, with product MSTKTEYRIEKDFLGEKEVPAEAYYGVQTLRAVENFPITGYTIDSSLIKAMAIVKKSAAMANRDTGQLEPEKADAIIAAADEVHEGRWHDQFIVDPIQGGAGTSVNMNANEVIANRALELLGKPKGSYSYISPNTHVNMAQSTNDAFPTAIHLAVLSSLEGLLENMAALNASFKNKAEEFDDVIKMGRTHLQDAVPIRLGQEFQAYARVLWRDLERVQNSRQHLYEVNMGATAVGTGLNADPDYIEKVVSYLAENSGLPLVKAEHLVDATQNTDCYLEVSSALKVCMMNMSKVANDLRMMASGPRTGLGEIMLPPRQPGSSIMPGKVNPVMAEVLNQVAFQVIGNDHTICLASEAGQFELNVMEPVLVFNLLQSIKIMTNVFDVFRKYCLEGIEANRERMQEYVDNSVGIITAINPHVGYETAASIAKEAIETGKSVRELCVERNVLTDKELDAILHPFEMTDPGISGKELLKKKDLVEV from the coding sequence ATGAGCACAAAGACAGAATACAGAATTGAAAAAGACTTCCTGGGGGAAAAGGAAGTCCCGGCGGAAGCCTACTACGGGGTTCAGACGCTGCGGGCAGTCGAAAACTTTCCGATTACAGGCTATACGATTGATTCCAGCCTGATCAAAGCTATGGCCATCGTTAAAAAATCTGCGGCAATGGCTAACAGGGATACCGGCCAGCTCGAACCAGAAAAAGCGGATGCCATCATTGCAGCCGCAGATGAAGTCCACGAGGGCCGCTGGCACGATCAGTTCATTGTCGATCCCATTCAGGGTGGCGCGGGCACATCGGTGAATATGAACGCCAATGAAGTCATTGCCAACAGGGCTCTTGAACTGCTTGGCAAACCGAAGGGCAGCTATTCCTATATTAGCCCTAATACACATGTTAACATGGCACAATCCACAAATGACGCATTCCCGACCGCAATTCATCTTGCTGTCCTGTCTTCGTTGGAAGGGCTGCTTGAAAATATGGCAGCGCTTAACGCTTCATTCAAGAATAAAGCGGAAGAATTCGATGATGTCATCAAAATGGGCCGTACCCATTTGCAGGATGCGGTCCCAATCAGGCTTGGGCAGGAATTCCAGGCTTATGCGCGTGTTTTATGGAGGGATCTTGAGAGGGTTCAGAATTCCCGGCAGCACTTATATGAAGTCAATATGGGGGCGACCGCGGTAGGGACGGGCCTTAATGCTGATCCTGACTATATTGAGAAAGTCGTAAGCTATCTGGCGGAAAATAGTGGGTTGCCGCTTGTAAAAGCCGAGCATCTTGTAGATGCCACACAGAATACGGACTGTTATCTGGAAGTTTCATCGGCGCTGAAGGTCTGCATGATGAACATGTCGAAGGTAGCAAATGACCTGAGGATGATGGCTTCCGGACCGAGAACGGGGCTTGGGGAAATCATGCTGCCGCCGCGCCAGCCCGGGTCTTCCATCATGCCTGGCAAGGTGAATCCGGTCATGGCTGAAGTACTGAACCAGGTAGCGTTCCAGGTCATTGGCAACGACCATACAATCTGCCTCGCTTCAGAGGCTGGCCAGTTTGAATTGAATGTGATGGAGCCGGTCCTTGTCTTCAATTTGCTTCAATCAATAAAAATCATGACAAATGTGTTCGATGTATTCCGGAAATATTGCCTTGAGGGCATTGAAGCCAACCGGGAACGGATGCAGGAATATGTCGATAACAGTGTCGGGATCATTACGGCCATCAATCCCCATGTCGGCTATGAAACAGCCGCTTCAATTGCGAAAGAAGCCATCGAGACAGGGAAATCGGTAAGGGAGCTCTGTGTAGAAAGGAACGTTCTGACAGATAAGGAACTTGACGCTATCCTCCATCCATTTGAAATGACGGACCCCGGCATCTCGGGCAAAGAGCTTTTAAAGAAAAAGGATTTAGTTGAGGTTTAA
- a CDS encoding ATP-binding protein: MGRISNYVNKSLSRRLGVVMGGFFATFLVGTAILIAILNSLNHSYTYERKALKEKTSQAQQINSAFNQAFFNARGYLALGNVEMKKDTENKEEAIRKYVQGFEQLAVTEKDIVVLQNIHDFSGYYFGEVIPVVFKEYESGVRGQELAIANSEATRKVVEFKDFLNDYITGLDVELNHRFNTYTTMQSNIILMFIVFIVGILLTLLFITRMMLSQAGKPLSELAVAANQIADGKNATIHVDKKRKDEIGVLSKAFHIMAEKVVEKERDLLEQNHTLIEQKVELHAQQEELEKTLKILRAHDAKLSSRNELINGMSRSLNKQEVLDSVVVNMRRVLKADQGVIVLMSDFSAASEGISVEGVSQFIRHLQAGMFTKLASEKGPVTVERRSKDEENGFHQGDFFCQDLYLPIFTAEKEIAAIMCFTRYGQRFSPGDYEDWRAFSKNIGIALDKISLFELSDRERRLNQSILDTIKEGVLLVDKNGAILQTNGQFCEMFSLKETQLAGMKQYQWGSRMVIYVEDGREFLDYLAKTISGTGKSEAFTFKKKDSAQVIRVYSEAVWQGEERLGTVFVHRDITKEFEVDQMKSEFVSTVSHELRTPLASILGFSELMLHREIKPERQKKYVSTILNEAKRLTSLINDFLDVQKMEAGKMAYEKKPANLGEILENVAEIYRQTTDKHEIILKAFCENPIFLGDKEKMEQVFRNLISNAIKYSPDGGTIQLNVRCENGQIKVEVRDQGIGIPEEAIGKLFTKFYRVDNSDLRKIGGTGLGLAIVQEIVKAHRGDISVSSIPGLETTFTVSLPAIQQQAEDSLMEKEYNPSRYRVVVVEDDPSLASLISQELSESGFLVDHFANGQSALASMEKKPPDALVLDIILEGGELNGWEIMSRMKERENLKHIPIIISSAIDEKLKGLKLGAQEYLVKPYKPSFLSKTIMQTLLKRDKMGQIFVPGKLDADENNQ; the protein is encoded by the coding sequence ATGGGGAGGATTAGTAATTACGTAAACAAGAGCTTATCCAGAAGGCTGGGAGTGGTGATGGGCGGTTTTTTTGCTACTTTTCTGGTAGGAACCGCGATTCTGATTGCCATCCTCAATTCACTGAATCATTCTTATACTTATGAGCGCAAGGCTCTTAAAGAAAAAACAAGCCAAGCCCAGCAAATCAACTCCGCTTTCAATCAGGCCTTTTTCAATGCACGCGGTTACTTGGCATTAGGCAATGTGGAGATGAAAAAGGACACCGAAAATAAAGAGGAAGCGATCAGGAAATATGTCCAAGGCTTCGAACAGCTGGCCGTAACTGAAAAGGATATTGTCGTCTTGCAAAATATCCATGATTTTTCCGGCTACTATTTTGGCGAAGTCATACCAGTTGTATTTAAGGAGTATGAAAGCGGAGTACGCGGGCAGGAACTGGCAATCGCTAATTCCGAAGCCACCAGAAAAGTAGTGGAATTCAAGGATTTTTTAAATGATTATATTACCGGACTGGACGTGGAGCTTAACCACCGCTTTAATACGTACACCACAATGCAATCGAATATTATTCTCATGTTTATTGTATTCATAGTCGGCATTCTGCTTACGCTGCTTTTCATTACGAGAATGATGCTTAGCCAGGCGGGAAAGCCATTGTCTGAGCTAGCAGTTGCGGCCAACCAAATTGCGGATGGGAAGAATGCAACAATCCATGTTGATAAAAAGCGGAAGGACGAAATTGGCGTCCTGTCAAAGGCATTTCACATCATGGCTGAAAAAGTGGTGGAAAAGGAACGTGACTTGCTGGAACAAAATCATACATTAATCGAGCAAAAGGTAGAACTCCATGCCCAGCAGGAGGAATTGGAAAAGACACTTAAGATATTAAGGGCCCACGATGCCAAGCTTAGCAGCCGCAATGAATTGATCAATGGGATGTCAAGGTCTTTGAACAAGCAGGAAGTACTCGATAGTGTTGTCGTTAATATGAGAAGGGTCCTTAAAGCCGATCAGGGAGTCATCGTTTTGATGTCTGACTTTTCAGCTGCTTCTGAAGGAATTTCAGTTGAGGGAGTCAGCCAGTTTATCCGGCACCTCCAAGCGGGCATGTTCACGAAACTTGCATCGGAGAAAGGGCCAGTCACGGTAGAACGCCGTTCAAAGGACGAAGAAAACGGCTTCCACCAAGGAGATTTCTTTTGCCAGGATTTATATCTGCCCATTTTTACCGCAGAAAAAGAAATTGCCGCCATAATGTGTTTTACAAGGTACGGACAGCGGTTTTCTCCGGGCGATTACGAGGACTGGCGGGCGTTTTCAAAAAACATTGGGATTGCCCTTGATAAGATATCACTTTTCGAATTATCTGACCGGGAAAGGCGGCTTAATCAAAGCATACTGGACACCATTAAAGAGGGCGTCCTGCTTGTTGATAAAAATGGTGCCATTCTGCAGACAAACGGCCAATTCTGTGAAATGTTCAGCTTGAAGGAAACACAGCTGGCGGGTATGAAACAATACCAGTGGGGCAGCAGGATGGTGATTTATGTTGAAGATGGTCGGGAATTCCTTGATTATCTTGCTAAAACCATTTCAGGGACGGGTAAATCTGAAGCATTCACCTTTAAGAAAAAAGACAGCGCCCAGGTGATCAGGGTTTATAGTGAAGCAGTCTGGCAAGGCGAAGAACGTCTTGGCACTGTTTTTGTCCATCGCGATATTACAAAGGAATTTGAAGTCGATCAAATGAAATCAGAATTTGTCAGCACAGTCAGCCATGAGTTAAGAACTCCGCTTGCCAGTATCCTGGGCTTCAGTGAACTGATGTTGCATAGGGAAATAAAGCCGGAAAGGCAAAAAAAGTACGTTTCCACCATCTTGAATGAAGCAAAAAGACTGACGAGCCTGATAAATGATTTTCTTGATGTGCAAAAAATGGAGGCTGGCAAGATGGCCTATGAAAAAAAGCCAGCCAACCTTGGCGAAATTCTTGAAAATGTTGCGGAAATATACAGGCAAACGACAGATAAGCATGAGATAATCCTGAAAGCTTTTTGTGAAAATCCGATATTCCTTGGGGATAAGGAAAAGATGGAACAGGTTTTCAGAAATCTCATCAGCAACGCGATAAAATATTCTCCTGACGGCGGAACAATCCAGTTAAACGTCCGATGCGAAAATGGGCAGATTAAAGTGGAAGTCCGCGATCAGGGAATTGGAATACCGGAAGAGGCCATTGGCAAGCTTTTCACGAAGTTCTATCGGGTCGACAATTCCGACCTCCGGAAAATAGGCGGAACTGGACTAGGCCTGGCGATTGTCCAGGAAATTGTGAAGGCGCACCGGGGGGATATTTCCGTTTCTTCCATACCAGGATTGGAAACAACTTTCACCGTTTCCTTGCCCGCCATTCAGCAACAAGCGGAGGATAGTCTGATGGAGAAAGAATACAATCCTTCTCGTTATAGAGTTGTTGTTGTAGAAGATGATCCGAGCCTGGCATCATTAATCAGCCAGGAACTCTCAGAAAGCGGATTTCTAGTGGATCATTTTGCAAATGGTCAGTCCGCACTTGCATCAATGGAAAAAAAGCCGCCGGATGCTCTTGTGCTTGATATTATCCTTGAAGGCGGAGAGCTTAATGGCTGGGAGATCATGAGCAGGATGAAGGAACGGGAAAACCTGAAGCATATTCCAATCATCATTTCGAGTGCCATTGATGAGAAATTAAAAGGGCTCAAACTTGGCGCCCAGGAATACCTTGTTAAACCGTACAAACCAAGCTTCCTTTCCAAGACCATCATGCAGACCCTCTTGAAAAGGGATAAGATGGGACAGATTTTTGTCCCGGGAAAATTGGATGCCGATGAAAATAATCAATAG
- a CDS encoding response regulator transcription factor, protein MKRILLAEDEEILRMLVVDTFEDSGFEIDEAADGQEALKLFADNNYDLVILDYMMPVYTGMEVIERIRDKASHEGTKIVMLSAKSQQYEQEKVLSAGADYFISKPFSPAELLGKIEGILHGED, encoded by the coding sequence ATGAAACGGATTTTGCTCGCGGAAGATGAAGAAATATTAAGGATGCTTGTGGTCGATACTTTCGAAGACAGCGGATTTGAAATTGATGAGGCGGCGGATGGCCAGGAAGCGCTAAAGCTGTTTGCTGATAATAACTATGATTTAGTCATTCTCGATTATATGATGCCAGTTTATACCGGTATGGAGGTAATTGAAAGAATTAGGGACAAAGCCAGCCATGAAGGTACTAAAATTGTCATGCTGTCAGCGAAGAGCCAGCAGTACGAACAGGAGAAGGTACTTTCCGCAGGTGCTGATTATTTTATATCCAAACCCTTCAGCCCAGCAGAGCTGTTAGGAAAAATAGAGGGAATTTTGCATGGGGAGGATTAG
- a CDS encoding glycosyltransferase family 2 protein, translating into MMPTLEWLDIVTFFGWFIAIYMSCVIAFYSIILVFSVIQLRREYQLDRDQAYMEYMNEIYTKPVSIIVPAYNEEAGVVQSVRSLLSMNYPLFEVIVVNDGSKDNTLGKMIDSYDMKEIKKVVRKQLDTKQVRKIYQSSLLPNLYMIDKDNGGKADALNAGLNFSNYPYVCSLDGDSVLENDAFLKVMKPIIDSDEEVIASGGSVRIANGCDIRDGHILRIGLSSHPLVIMQIIEYLRAFLMGRIGLSRHNLLLIISGAFGVFSKRWVIEAGGYKTNTVGEDMELVVRLHRLMKEKGQKKKIVYVPDPVCWTEVPEDMTTLRRQRSRWHRGLFESLWTHRKLTFNPKYGSIGFISFPYFWLVEFLGPIVELTGYIFVVLCLFLGGIYFEFAILIFLLSLLYGSIISMAAVLLEEWTLTKYSKVSDIVKLFLYSITETIWYRPLTVLWRCEGIWKLIKGDTSWGEMKRKGVSQ; encoded by the coding sequence ATGATGCCTACTCTTGAATGGCTTGACATCGTTACATTTTTTGGCTGGTTTATTGCAATTTACATGTCCTGTGTCATCGCTTTTTACTCTATTATTCTTGTTTTTTCTGTTATTCAGCTGAGAAGAGAATACCAGCTTGATCGGGACCAGGCTTATATGGAATATATGAATGAAATTTATACAAAGCCAGTTTCAATTATTGTTCCGGCTTACAACGAAGAAGCAGGAGTCGTCCAAAGTGTCCGGTCGCTTCTTTCTATGAACTATCCGTTGTTTGAAGTGATTGTAGTCAATGACGGCTCGAAAGATAATACTCTTGGCAAAATGATAGACAGCTACGATATGAAGGAAATAAAAAAGGTTGTCAGGAAACAGCTTGACACAAAGCAGGTGCGGAAAATTTACCAATCCAGTCTCCTTCCTAACCTTTATATGATTGATAAAGACAATGGAGGAAAGGCGGATGCCTTGAATGCGGGGCTCAACTTTTCAAATTACCCGTACGTTTGCTCCCTCGATGGCGATTCGGTACTCGAAAATGATGCCTTCTTGAAGGTGATGAAGCCTATCATTGATTCAGATGAGGAAGTTATTGCCTCTGGAGGAAGTGTGCGGATTGCGAATGGATGCGACATCCGGGACGGCCATATCCTGAGAATCGGTCTGTCGAGCCATCCGCTTGTCATCATGCAAATCATTGAATATTTGCGTGCATTCCTGATGGGAAGAATCGGTCTGAGCAGGCATAATTTACTGCTTATCATATCGGGGGCCTTCGGCGTATTTTCAAAGCGCTGGGTCATTGAAGCGGGTGGTTACAAAACGAATACTGTCGGCGAAGATATGGAACTGGTTGTCCGGCTGCACCGGCTCATGAAGGAAAAAGGACAAAAGAAAAAGATTGTTTACGTTCCGGACCCCGTCTGCTGGACCGAGGTCCCGGAGGATATGACAACGCTTCGCAGGCAAAGAAGCAGATGGCACCGCGGTTTATTCGAAAGCCTCTGGACTCACCGAAAACTGACATTCAACCCGAAATACGGTTCTATAGGATTCATCTCATTCCCATACTTCTGGCTAGTTGAATTCCTGGGGCCCATCGTGGAGCTAACCGGTTATATATTTGTTGTTCTCTGCCTATTTCTTGGCGGTATCTATTTCGAATTTGCGATTCTCATTTTCCTCCTCTCACTTCTTTACGGATCAATCATTTCAATGGCGGCGGTTTTGCTGGAGGAGTGGACGCTGACGAAATATTCGAAGGTAAGTGACATTGTTAAACTCTTTTTGTACTCCATTACAGAGACGATTTGGTACAGACCGCTTACCGTCCTTTGGCGGTGCGAGGGAATCTGGAAGCTGATCAAAGGAGATACAAGCTGGGGAGAAATGAAACGAAAAGGGGTATCACAATGA
- a CDS encoding HEAT repeat domain-containing protein — MARELVYLFIVTALFIGILFVMLFYLSIRKSAANKTRKQIEEYKETYNPILFEYIVGGNVSRKLVPNNVVQKKAVEELLAKYSEILEGEEERKSLTSMANLHLTEYYRVRLRSRKWSSRMNALYYIEKFNMDTLLKDLFSMLGQKRISRDELTHILRILANFQFINLYDYLNKKYAFLSGFECRNILVRLGSGHFDQFILGFHKARPDLQYAILDVIGVKREVRFLPFLESIFQTYKGEAKLRALKAIGSIGYVGNLAPYLPLAHSEKWEERMMAARLIGAMKAKEGIGDLIRLLHDRSWWVRSQAGQALAKFPEGKTTLQEIAETTEDPFARDMAIEWINKGV; from the coding sequence ATGGCGAGGGAATTAGTTTACCTGTTCATTGTGACGGCTCTGTTCATCGGTATTTTATTTGTCATGCTGTTTTATTTAAGCATCAGGAAATCCGCCGCCAATAAAACGCGGAAACAAATCGAGGAATATAAAGAAACATACAACCCCATCCTATTTGAATACATCGTAGGCGGGAATGTCTCCAGAAAGCTCGTCCCGAATAATGTGGTGCAGAAAAAAGCGGTGGAGGAGCTTTTGGCAAAATATTCCGAAATCCTCGAGGGGGAGGAAGAACGGAAAAGCTTGACATCGATGGCGAACCTCCACTTGACCGAGTATTATCGCGTCCGTCTCAGAAGCCGAAAATGGAGTTCAAGAATGAATGCTCTCTATTATATTGAGAAATTCAATATGGATACATTGCTCAAAGATCTCTTTTCGATGCTTGGACAAAAAAGGATATCTCGTGATGAGTTGACCCATATACTGAGGATTCTCGCCAATTTCCAATTTATTAACCTTTACGATTATTTAAATAAAAAATATGCTTTCTTATCGGGATTTGAATGCAGAAATATCCTTGTCCGGCTTGGAAGCGGGCATTTTGATCAGTTTATCCTCGGCTTTCACAAGGCAAGACCCGATTTGCAGTATGCCATCCTGGATGTGATTGGGGTTAAAAGGGAAGTGCGCTTTCTGCCCTTTTTGGAATCTATCTTTCAAACCTATAAAGGCGAGGCCAAACTCCGGGCTTTAAAGGCGATCGGATCGATTGGATACGTCGGAAATCTCGCCCCATACTTGCCGCTCGCACATTCCGAAAAATGGGAAGAGCGGATGATGGCGGCGAGGCTGATTGGTGCGATGAAGGCTAAAGAGGGGATCGGCGATTTGATTCGTTTGCTCCATGACCGTTCATGGTGGGTGCGGTCCCAGGCTGGACAGGCACTGGCAAAATTCCCTGAAGGAAAAACAACTTTACAGGAAATAGCGGAAACAACGGAGGATCCATTCGCAAGGGATATGGCGATTGAATGGATCAATAAAGGAGTTTGA
- a CDS encoding diguanylate cyclase: protein MEIKKFEKMLLKRIKNQLSDWFDIQDAVLPTEGELYQFLHSIKGTAGTVGLMPLSNLSGRLMDGVEEGGSRQWSAKALRDYLLELSSMTYNYEAIIDEEKECTDRNVPLIQIISEDVGLLVHIRDAMEENGWIAIAYTSYEKAARSQLDIKPDCIVIDNDGDAILALRHFGKLNRNQFLPTVLLGVGQNRKARMDAYREGADDVIEKPLEMDELKIRVGRLLERKKLFDQSALLDELTGLYNRRFLEDAFRRNQAALSRTNKPFCIAILDLDNFKTINDEYGHLAGDRILAAFSLTLKEGIRASDISFRLGGEEFGILFPDTDMKQARNILERLLKECKEKSFTENGKIFSVTFSAGTFLVNDEGINLETVLESADQAMYSAKRNGKSRIAEAEHGNPLSKKTLHISIIDDDAIIRSMLSKIIGGLDTPYYEMDVDVFEDGRKFFDSGRLDEEGSHFLILDGVMPVMDGLEVLQKVRRDFAGRAVKVLMLTGRKNEYDIARALQLGADDYVTKPFSITELEARVKVLIQRPN, encoded by the coding sequence GTGGAGATAAAAAAATTTGAAAAAATGCTATTGAAGAGAATAAAGAACCAATTGTCTGACTGGTTCGACATACAGGATGCAGTTTTGCCGACAGAAGGCGAATTGTATCAATTCTTGCATTCCATAAAAGGAACGGCTGGCACTGTCGGCCTTATGCCATTATCAAACCTGTCAGGCAGGCTGATGGATGGTGTTGAAGAAGGCGGCAGCAGACAATGGAGTGCTAAGGCGCTTCGAGATTATCTGCTGGAGCTATCTTCAATGACGTATAATTACGAGGCGATTATTGATGAGGAAAAGGAATGTACGGACAGGAATGTCCCGCTGATTCAAATTATTAGTGAGGATGTCGGTCTCCTCGTCCATATTAGGGATGCAATGGAGGAGAACGGTTGGATTGCCATTGCTTATACTAGCTATGAAAAAGCGGCCCGAAGCCAGCTTGATATAAAACCTGATTGCATCGTCATTGACAACGATGGGGATGCCATACTGGCTCTAAGGCATTTCGGCAAACTCAATAGAAATCAATTCTTACCTACCGTTTTGCTGGGAGTGGGCCAGAACCGGAAGGCTAGGATGGATGCTTATAGGGAGGGAGCCGATGATGTTATCGAAAAACCTCTTGAAATGGATGAATTGAAAATCCGCGTGGGAAGGCTGCTGGAGCGTAAGAAATTATTTGATCAATCAGCTTTGCTGGATGAATTGACCGGCTTGTATAATCGCCGATTCCTCGAGGATGCTTTTAGAAGGAATCAAGCTGCTTTATCAAGGACCAATAAACCATTTTGCATCGCGATTCTTGACCTCGATAATTTTAAAACAATTAATGATGAATATGGCCATTTGGCGGGAGACAGGATCCTGGCTGCTTTCTCTTTAACATTGAAGGAGGGTATCCGCGCTTCCGACATTTCTTTCCGGCTGGGTGGAGAGGAATTCGGGATTCTTTTCCCTGATACTGATATGAAACAGGCCCGAAACATTCTTGAAAGGCTTCTTAAGGAGTGTAAGGAAAAATCGTTTACTGAAAATGGAAAAATATTTTCAGTCACTTTCTCCGCAGGCACCTTTCTTGTAAACGATGAAGGAATCAACCTTGAAACAGTCCTCGAAAGTGCGGACCAGGCCATGTATAGCGCAAAGAGAAATGGGAAATCGCGTATTGCCGAAGCAGAGCATGGCAACCCCCTTTCCAAAAAAACGCTGCATATCTCAATTATTGACGATGATGCCATTATCCGTTCCATGCTAAGCAAAATTATTGGAGGACTGGACACCCCTTATTACGAAATGGATGTCGATGTCTTTGAGGATGGAAGGAAGTTTTTTGATTCCGGCCGACTTGATGAGGAAGGGAGTCATTTCCTTATCCTTGATGGCGTCATGCCGGTCATGGACGGGTTGGAGGTACTCCAAAAAGTCAGAAGGGATTTCGCGGGCAGGGCTGTAAAAGTATTAATGCTGACTGGGCGCAAGAATGAATACGACATTGCCAGGGCATTGCAGCTCGGGGCGGATGATTACGTCACGAAGCCGTTTAGCATAACTGAACTTGAAGCCAGAGTCAAAGTCCTTATCCAGAGGCCGAATTAA
- a CDS encoding DNA-3-methyladenine glycosylase translates to MDREMSGQEFTLLTRPFFEQPTLELARSLLGCILAKETSEGLAAGYIVETEAYIGPGDRAAHSYMNRRTKRTEIMFGESGLVYTYVMHTHCLVNVVSGGLGNPEAVLIRAVEPVYGETFMHNRRGVAETVKLTSGPGKLTKALGITIDDYGRSFTEPPLFIAKGYLPEAISEGPRIGIGNSGEAKDYPWRFWITGNRFVSR, encoded by the coding sequence ATGGATAGAGAAATGTCAGGGCAGGAATTCACTCTCCTTACCCGGCCCTTTTTTGAACAGCCAACATTGGAACTTGCCCGATCTCTGCTCGGCTGCATTTTGGCAAAAGAAACATCCGAAGGGCTGGCGGCGGGGTATATCGTTGAGACTGAAGCATACATCGGCCCGGGAGACCGTGCCGCCCACAGTTATATGAACCGAAGGACAAAACGCACAGAGATCATGTTCGGGGAATCGGGGCTTGTCTATACGTATGTTATGCACACGCACTGCCTCGTTAATGTTGTCAGCGGCGGGCTAGGCAATCCTGAGGCGGTCTTAATCAGGGCGGTCGAACCGGTTTACGGGGAGACATTCATGCATAACCGGAGAGGGGTTGCCGAAACAGTGAAACTGACAAGCGGGCCAGGGAAATTGACAAAGGCGCTCGGCATTACGATAGATGACTATGGAAGGTCATTTACTGAACCTCCCCTTTTTATCGCAAAAGGATACTTGCCAGAAGCCATTTCCGAGGGTCCGCGGATTGGAATTGGCAATTCGGGTGAGGCCAAAGATTATCCGTGGCGGTTCTGGATCACCGGCAACCGTTTCGTTTCAAGGTGA
- a CDS encoding cytidine deaminase translates to MEEKDLIKEAIKAREAAYVPYSKFAVGAALLSKDGRVFHGCNIENAAYPMTNCAERTAIFKAVSEGVTEFTAIAVVADTDRPCSPCGACRQVIAELCGPEMDIILTNLKGDVMKVRSEDILPGAFLPADLGN, encoded by the coding sequence GTGGAAGAAAAAGACCTAATCAAAGAAGCGATAAAAGCAAGAGAAGCAGCATACGTCCCTTATTCAAAGTTTGCCGTTGGAGCGGCTCTTCTGTCAAAAGACGGCCGTGTCTTCCATGGCTGCAATATTGAAAACGCGGCGTATCCGATGACGAATTGCGCGGAGCGGACGGCCATTTTCAAGGCGGTTTCAGAAGGAGTAACAGAATTCACGGCTATTGCGGTCGTTGCGGACACCGACAGGCCATGTTCACCATGCGGCGCTTGCCGGCAGGTCATTGCTGAGCTCTGCGGGCCGGAAATGGATATTATTCTGACCAACCTTAAAGGCGACGTGATGAAAGTGCGATCCGAAGATATTCTGCCGGGTGCCTTCCTTCCTGCAGATTTGGGAAATTGA